Proteins encoded within one genomic window of Variovorax sp. OAS795:
- the rsgA gene encoding ribosome small subunit-dependent GTPase A, with amino-acid sequence MAKPGRAAASPAPAAKALHDGLVVASHGRHCLVETPAGERLICHPRGKKSQAVVGDRVRWQATEDEGTIEAVLPRRNLFYRQDEIRTKSFAANLDHVLILIAAEPEFSEHQLARALIAAEAERITPIIALNKSDLVEPFGRAWNKLAPYRRMHHGVLPLSLKASGEADYASLMKLLAGKSTLVLGPSGSGKSTLTNLLVPGATVLTQEISQALNSGKHTTTSTTWYWIDEARTTGLIDSPGFQEFGLNHIQPMQLARLMPDIAEHANDCKFYNCTHLHEPGCGVIANVDSPARPGPISASRYRIYGELFAELSQSRY; translated from the coding sequence GTGGCTAAGCCGGGCCGCGCCGCCGCGTCCCCGGCCCCTGCCGCCAAGGCACTCCACGACGGCCTCGTCGTTGCCAGCCATGGGCGCCATTGCCTTGTCGAAACACCCGCCGGCGAGCGGCTGATCTGCCATCCGCGCGGCAAGAAGAGCCAGGCCGTGGTCGGCGACCGGGTGCGATGGCAGGCCACGGAGGACGAAGGCACCATCGAGGCGGTCCTGCCGCGCCGCAACCTTTTCTACCGGCAGGACGAGATCCGCACCAAGTCGTTCGCAGCCAACCTGGACCACGTGCTGATCCTGATCGCGGCCGAGCCGGAGTTTTCAGAGCACCAGCTCGCGCGTGCGTTGATCGCGGCCGAGGCCGAGCGCATCACGCCGATCATTGCGCTCAACAAGAGCGACCTCGTCGAGCCCTTTGGGCGCGCCTGGAACAAGCTCGCGCCCTACCGCCGAATGCATCACGGCGTGCTGCCGCTGTCGCTGAAGGCATCGGGCGAAGCAGACTACGCGTCGCTCATGAAGCTGCTGGCCGGCAAGTCCACCCTCGTACTGGGGCCCTCCGGCTCGGGCAAGAGCACCCTGACCAACCTGCTGGTGCCGGGCGCCACCGTGCTGACGCAGGAAATCTCCCAGGCACTGAACTCGGGCAAGCACACGACCACCAGCACCACCTGGTACTGGATCGACGAAGCGCGCACCACCGGCCTGATCGACTCGCCGGGGTTCCAGGAATTCGGGCTGAACCACATCCAGCCGATGCAGCTTGCGAGGCTCATGCCCGACATTGCCGAGCACGCGAACGACTGCAAGTTCTACAACTGCACCCACCTGCACGAGCCGGGCTGCGGCGTGATCGCGAACGTGGATTCGCCGGCCAGGCCGGGGCCGATCAGCGCGTCGCGCTACAGGATCTACGGCGAGCTCTTTGCCGAACTGAGCCAGTCGCGCTACTGA
- the orn gene encoding oligoribonuclease — MPESLDPTTPAAPPVLKKSDQNLVWLDCEMSGLDPEKERLLEIAVVVTGPDLTPRIDGPVLVIHQSDAVLDAMDAWNKGTHGRSGLIDKVKASTLDEAAAEQQLLEFIARYIPRSGSPMCGNTIGQDRRFLVKFMPKLEAYFHYRNLDVSTLKELAKRWKPAAYSAFKKQQAHTALADVHESIEELAHYRETFLRLTD, encoded by the coding sequence ATGCCCGAATCCCTAGACCCCACGACCCCCGCAGCCCCGCCCGTGCTGAAGAAAAGCGACCAGAACCTGGTCTGGCTCGACTGCGAAATGAGCGGCCTCGACCCCGAGAAAGAGCGCCTGCTCGAGATTGCCGTGGTCGTCACCGGCCCCGACCTCACGCCCCGCATCGATGGCCCCGTGCTGGTCATCCACCAGAGCGACGCGGTGCTCGACGCCATGGACGCCTGGAACAAGGGCACGCATGGCCGCAGCGGCCTCATCGACAAGGTGAAGGCCTCCACGCTGGACGAAGCGGCCGCGGAGCAGCAGTTGCTGGAGTTCATCGCCAGGTACATCCCGCGCAGCGGCTCGCCGATGTGCGGCAACACCATCGGCCAGGACCGGCGCTTCCTGGTCAAGTTCATGCCCAAGCTGGAGGCGTATTTCCACTACCGCAACCTCGACGTCAGCACCCTGAAAGAGCTGGCCAAGCGCTGGAAGCCCGCCGCCTACAGCGCGTTCAAGAAGCAGCAGGCCCACACGGCGCTGGCCGACGTGCACGAATCCATCGAGGAGCTCGCGCACTACCGGGAAACCTTCTTGCGATTGACGGATTAG
- the hisC gene encoding histidinol-phosphate transaminase, with amino-acid sequence MTSAVPAFWSPRIGALEPYVPGEQPRIANLVKLNTNENPYPPSPRAIDAIQQAAANGLERYPDPASLAVREAVARRHGLQPGQVFAGNGSDEVLAHAFFAFFQQAEPLLMPDVSYSFYRVYAQLYGIACELLPMDEGLRIDVDALAARAAQGCAGLVIANPNAPTGIGLPLSRIEQLLAACPQRVVLVDEAYVDFGGESALPLVGRYPNLLVVQTLSKSRSLAGLRVGFACGQAHLIDALVRVKDSFNSYPLDRLATAGAVAALEDEDWFAATRGKVVDTREGLGLQLEDMGFEVLPSQANFIFVRHPGRDAAELAALLRERAVLVRHFRQPRIAQYLRISIGTREQCEALVRALESILEVQ; translated from the coding sequence ATGACTTCTGCAGTGCCGGCTTTCTGGAGCCCGCGCATCGGCGCGCTCGAACCCTATGTGCCCGGCGAGCAGCCGCGCATCGCCAACCTCGTCAAGCTCAACACCAACGAGAACCCGTACCCGCCGTCGCCCCGCGCCATCGACGCCATCCAGCAGGCGGCGGCCAATGGCCTGGAGCGCTACCCCGATCCGGCTTCGCTCGCGGTGCGCGAAGCGGTCGCGCGGCGGCATGGCCTCCAGCCCGGCCAGGTCTTTGCGGGCAACGGCTCGGACGAGGTGCTGGCGCACGCCTTCTTCGCCTTCTTCCAGCAGGCCGAGCCCTTGCTGATGCCCGACGTGAGCTACAGCTTCTATCGCGTCTACGCGCAGCTCTACGGCATTGCATGCGAACTGCTGCCGATGGACGAGGGCCTGCGCATCGACGTCGATGCCCTGGCCGCGCGCGCCGCGCAGGGTTGCGCCGGCCTCGTGATCGCCAATCCGAACGCACCCACGGGCATCGGGCTGCCGCTTTCGCGCATCGAGCAATTGCTTGCCGCATGCCCGCAGCGCGTGGTGCTGGTGGACGAGGCGTATGTCGATTTCGGCGGCGAGAGCGCGCTGCCGCTGGTCGGCCGGTATCCGAACCTACTGGTGGTGCAGACCCTGTCCAAGTCGCGCTCGCTCGCTGGCCTGCGGGTCGGTTTTGCCTGCGGCCAGGCGCACCTGATCGACGCGCTGGTGCGCGTCAAGGACAGCTTCAATTCCTATCCCCTCGATCGCCTCGCCACGGCGGGCGCGGTGGCCGCACTCGAGGACGAAGACTGGTTCGCCGCCACCCGCGGCAAGGTCGTCGACACCCGCGAAGGGCTCGGCCTGCAACTGGAAGACATGGGCTTCGAAGTGCTGCCTTCGCAGGCCAACTTCATCTTCGTGCGCCATCCCGGGCGCGATGCGGCCGAGCTGGCGGCGCTGCTGCGCGAGCGTGCGGTGCTGGTGCGCCATTTCAGGCAGCCGCGCATCGCGCAATACCTTCGCATCAGCATCGGCACGCGGGAACAGTGCGAAGCGCTGGTGCGGGCGCTCGAATCGATCCTCGAGGTTCAGTAG
- a CDS encoding M48 family metallopeptidase yields MSYSLIFTIAFASALVAGLLVKFWLASRQMRHVARHRGAVPPAFAHTISLAAHQKAADYTIAKARFGLVEMAWSTALLLGWTLLGGLDALNRLLLAWLGGGMVQQLALLAAFAAIGGLLELPFTLWQTFRLEERFGFNKMTFRLWLGDTVKSTLLGAAIGLPIAAVILWLMGTAGTTWWLWAWAVWMGFNLLGMLIYPTFIAPLFNKFKPLDDPHLKERVTALMKRCGFAAKGLFVMDGSTRSAHANAYFTGFGASKRVVFYDTLLRQLNPSEVEAVLAHELGHFKHRHIVKRLVAMFALSLAGFALLGWVSTQAWFYAGLGVQPNMAATAPNNALALLLFMLAIPVFGFFIAPLPARLSRKHEFEADAYAIAQTSGADLSAALLKLYQDNASTLTPDPVFVKFYYSHPPASERLARMAAA; encoded by the coding sequence ATGTCCTATTCGCTCATCTTCACCATTGCCTTCGCCTCTGCACTGGTCGCGGGCCTGCTCGTGAAGTTCTGGCTCGCCTCGCGGCAGATGCGCCACGTGGCGCGGCACCGGGGCGCCGTGCCGCCGGCCTTCGCGCACACCATCAGCCTGGCGGCGCACCAGAAGGCCGCCGACTACACCATCGCCAAGGCGCGCTTCGGCCTGGTCGAAATGGCCTGGAGCACCGCGCTGCTGCTCGGCTGGACGCTGCTCGGCGGCCTCGACGCGCTGAACCGGCTCCTGCTGGCCTGGCTCGGCGGCGGCATGGTGCAGCAGCTGGCCCTGCTGGCGGCGTTCGCGGCCATTGGCGGCCTGCTCGAGTTGCCCTTCACGCTCTGGCAGACCTTCAGGCTCGAAGAGCGTTTCGGCTTCAACAAGATGACCTTTCGCCTCTGGCTCGGCGACACGGTCAAGTCGACGCTGCTCGGTGCGGCCATCGGGCTGCCGATCGCCGCGGTGATCCTCTGGCTCATGGGCACCGCGGGCACCACGTGGTGGCTCTGGGCATGGGCCGTGTGGATGGGCTTCAACCTGCTCGGGATGCTGATCTATCCCACTTTCATTGCGCCGCTCTTCAACAAGTTCAAGCCGCTGGACGACCCGCATCTGAAGGAGCGCGTCACGGCATTGATGAAGCGCTGCGGCTTTGCCGCCAAGGGCCTGTTCGTGATGGATGGCAGCACCCGCAGCGCCCACGCCAACGCTTACTTCACCGGCTTCGGGGCGAGCAAGCGCGTGGTGTTCTACGACACGCTGCTGCGCCAGCTCAACCCGAGCGAAGTGGAAGCCGTGCTGGCGCACGAACTCGGCCACTTCAAGCACCGCCATATCGTGAAGCGCCTGGTGGCGATGTTCGCGCTGAGCCTGGCGGGCTTCGCGCTGCTGGGCTGGGTGTCCACGCAGGCCTGGTTCTACGCGGGCCTGGGCGTGCAGCCCAACATGGCGGCCACGGCGCCGAACAACGCGCTCGCGCTGCTGCTGTTCATGCTGGCGATCCCGGTGTTCGGCTTCTTCATCGCGCCCCTGCCCGCGCGCCTGTCGCGCAAGCACGAGTTCGAGGCCGATGCCTACGCCATTGCGCAAACCAGCGGCGCCGACCTGTCGGCCGCGCTGCTCAAGCTCTACCAGGACAACGCGTCGACGCTCACGCCCGACCCGGTGTTCGTCAAGTTCTACTATTCCCATCCCCCGGCCTCCGAGCGCCTCGCGCGCATGGCGGCGGCCTGA
- a CDS encoding 4a-hydroxytetrahydrobiopterin dehydratase, whose protein sequence is MSSMFKPKDWKNIPRKALSATEIVSGLAQLDGWKLSGDGAEVAIEKTFSFANYFETIAFVNALAFIAHTQDHHPDLSVHYNRCVVRFNTHDVGGLSVTDIECARQANALVADSAA, encoded by the coding sequence ATGAGCAGCATGTTCAAGCCCAAAGACTGGAAAAACATTCCCCGCAAGGCCCTGAGCGCCACCGAGATCGTCTCGGGCCTTGCCCAGCTCGACGGCTGGAAGCTCAGCGGCGACGGCGCCGAAGTCGCCATCGAGAAGACCTTCAGCTTCGCGAACTATTTCGAGACCATCGCTTTCGTCAACGCGCTGGCCTTCATTGCGCACACGCAAGACCACCATCCGGATCTTTCGGTGCACTACAACCGCTGCGTGGTGCGCTTCAACACGCACGACGTCGGCGGACTCTCGGTCACCGACATCGAGTGCGCGCGGCAGGCCAACGCGCTGGTCGCGGACTCCGCCGCATGA